TGGACTGGGCGGTCGACGAGGCGGCGCGGCACGGCCTGCCCCTGCGGCTGGTGCACGCCTCGCTGTGGGAACGGTACGAGGGCAGGGTCCCGTCGTTCGCGCGGGAACGTCCCCCCGGAGAGGTCCTCGCCCAGCACATCGTCGCCTCCGCGGCGGAACGCGCCCGGCAGCGCGGGCCGGGGACCGAGGTGTCGGTCGACGTGCTCCCCGACGACCCCGTGTCCGCGCTGCTGGCGGCGGGCCACGAGGCGTGGGCGCTGGTCATGGGGTCCCGCGGGCGGGGCGAGCTGGCCGGGCTGCTGCTGGGGTCGGTCGGCCTCGGCGTGTCCGCCCGCGCGATGTGTCCCGTCGTCGTGGTCCGCGGCGGGGAGCGGAACCTGCGGGGAGCCTTCGGACGCGTGGTCGTCGGGGTCGGCGACCTGCCGCACAGCCTGGGCGCCGTGCGGTTCGCCTTCCGGGAGGCCGAGGCGCGCGGCGCGATCCTGCACGCCGTGCGGGCCTGGCGCACCCCGGCTCCCGGGCACGCGGCCGGCCGCCCCACGGACGACGGCACCTCCGCGCACGAGGAACGCGCGTCCGCCGGCCTCGCCGAGGCGCTGACCCAGGCCGTACAGGAACACCCGGACGTCGACGTGCGGCGCACACCCGCCGAGGGCCCCGCCCACAAGGTCCTCCTGGAGGCGGCGGCCGACGCCGACCTGGTCGTCGTCGGAGCCCTGCGGCGGCACGGCCACTCCGGTCTGCAGCTCGGCAGGGTCGCCCACACCCTGCTGCACCACGCCGAGTGCCCGGTCGCCGTCGTCCCGCAACGGGTCTGAGGGCGAGGCGCGCCGCGCCCCCGCACGGTCCGGCCAGGAGAAGGGCGAGGGCGGCCGATGCCGGAGTGGACATGGGAGTACGACGGGTACGACCCCGCCGCCGAGCGGCTGCGGGAATCCCTCTGCACGCTCGGCAACGGCTACTTCGCCACCCGCGGCGCGATGCCCGAGTGCCGGGCCGGCCTGGTGCACTGCCCGGGCACCTACGCGGCCGGCTGCCACAACCGCCTCGAGTCGGACGTGGCCGGGCGCCGGGTCGTCAACGAGGACATGGTCAACCTCCCGAACTGGCTGCCGCTGCGCTTCCGGCTGCGCCCCGCGGGCGGCACCTGGGGCCGGTGGCTCACCCCGGACTCCCCGGCCCTCCTCGGCCACCGGCAGGTGCTGGACCTGCGCCGGGGCCTGTTCGTCCGTGAGTCGCGCTACCGGGACAGGGCGGCCGGAGCCCTCCGTGTGGCACAGACGCGGCTGGTGCACATGGGGGACCCGCACCTGGCCGCGCTGCGGACGGTGCTCACCGCCGAGGACTGGTCGGGGGAGGTCGAGGTCGAGTCCGCCCTCGACGGCGAGGTGACCAACACCAACGTCCACCGCTACCGGGCCCTGGACCGGCACCACCTGACCCGCGTACGGACCGGTGCGCGGGAGCCCGGCACGGCATGGCTGTGCTGCCGGACCAGCACCTCCGGCATCGGGATCGCGCTGGCCGCCCGGACCGTCGCCGTGGGGCCAGCGCCGTCCTCCGAGCGGCTGCGCCCCGACCGGCGCCGCGCGGTCCACCGCCTGGTGGTCCCCATCGCTCCGGGCCGGCCCGTCGAGGTGCAGAAGACCGTGGCGCTGCACACCTCCCGCGACGCCGCGATCAGCGACCCGCTCGGCGCGGCCGTGGACCGGGTGACCGAGGCCCCGGACTTCGCCGCCCTGCTGCACGCGCACACCGACGCCTGGCGGCGGATCTGGCGGCGCGCCGACATCCGCATCCCCGGCCGGGCGGGCCGCATCCTGCGGCTGCACCTCTTCCACGTGCTGCAGACGCTGTCCCCGCACACCGCCGACCTCGACGTGGGGGTGCCCGCGCGGGGACTGCACGGCGAGGCGTACCGGGGGCACGTGTTCTGGGACGAGCTCTTCGTCCTGCCCTATCTGAACCTGCACTTCCCCGACGTGTCGCGGGCCCTGCTGACCTACCGGTACCGGCGCCTGGACCGGGCCTGCCGGGCCGCCGCCGCCGTCGGCCGGACCGGGGCGATGTACCCGTGGCAGAGCGGCAGCGACGGCCGGGAGGAGACCCAGGAGCTGCACCTCAACCCCCGCTCGGGCCGCTGGCTGCCGGACCGTTCACGGCTCCAGCACCACGTCGGCTCGGCGGTCGCCTACAACGTGTGGCAGTACTGCGAGGCCACCGGCGACACCGAGTTCCTGTACACCAAGGGCGCGGAGACGCTGGTGCAGATCGCCCGCTTCTGGGCGGACGGCGCGGTCCTGGACCCCGCGCTCGGCCGCTACCGCATCCGCGGCGTCGTCGGCCCCGACGAGTACCACGACGCCTACCCGGGAGCTGTTCGGCCGGGACTGGACGACAACACGTACACCAACGTCACCGCCTCCTGGGTCATCGCCCGCGCGCTGGACCTGCTGCGCCGGCTGCCCGCCTGGCGGCGGCAGGAGCTGATGGAGCGCGTCGCGCTGGACGAAGGCGAACTCCCGAAGTGGGAGGACGTCTCCCGGCGGCTGCACGTGCCGTTCCACCGGGGCGTCATCAGCCAGTTCGAGGGCTACGACGACCTGGCCGAGCTGGACTGGGACGCCTACCGGGCGCGGTACGACAGCATCCGGCGGCTGGACCGGATCCTGGAGGCCGAGGGGGACACGGTCAACCGCTACAAGGCGTCCAAGCAGGCCGACGTCCTCATGCTCGGCTACCTCTTCCCGCCCGCGGAGCTGCGCGGCCTGTTCCGGCGGCTGGGCCACCACCTGGACGACGAGGTGTGGAGCAGGACCGTCGACTACTACCTGCGCCGCACCAGCCACGGCTCCACCCTCAGCGAGCTGGTGCACGGCTGGGTCCTCGCCCGGGTACGGCGCGCCGACGCCTGGCAGTACTTCCACGAGGCCCTCGAGTCGGACATCGCCGACGTCCAG
The Streptomyces fungicidicus DNA segment above includes these coding regions:
- a CDS encoding universal stress protein, which gives rise to MELPLVVGVDGSDPSLAAVDWAVDEAARHGLPLRLVHASLWERYEGRVPSFARERPPGEVLAQHIVASAAERARQRGPGTEVSVDVLPDDPVSALLAAGHEAWALVMGSRGRGELAGLLLGSVGLGVSARAMCPVVVVRGGERNLRGAFGRVVVGVGDLPHSLGAVRFAFREAEARGAILHAVRAWRTPAPGHAAGRPTDDGTSAHEERASAGLAEALTQAVQEHPDVDVRRTPAEGPAHKVLLEAAADADLVVVGALRRHGHSGLQLGRVAHTLLHHAECPVAVVPQRV
- a CDS encoding glycoside hydrolase family 65 protein produces the protein MPEWTWEYDGYDPAAERLRESLCTLGNGYFATRGAMPECRAGLVHCPGTYAAGCHNRLESDVAGRRVVNEDMVNLPNWLPLRFRLRPAGGTWGRWLTPDSPALLGHRQVLDLRRGLFVRESRYRDRAAGALRVAQTRLVHMGDPHLAALRTVLTAEDWSGEVEVESALDGEVTNTNVHRYRALDRHHLTRVRTGAREPGTAWLCCRTSTSGIGIALAARTVAVGPAPSSERLRPDRRRAVHRLVVPIAPGRPVEVQKTVALHTSRDAAISDPLGAAVDRVTEAPDFAALLHAHTDAWRRIWRRADIRIPGRAGRILRLHLFHVLQTLSPHTADLDVGVPARGLHGEAYRGHVFWDELFVLPYLNLHFPDVSRALLTYRYRRLDRACRAAAAVGRTGAMYPWQSGSDGREETQELHLNPRSGRWLPDRSRLQHHVGSAVAYNVWQYCEATGDTEFLYTKGAETLVQIARFWADGAVLDPALGRYRIRGVVGPDEYHDAYPGAVRPGLDDNTYTNVTASWVIARALDLLRRLPAWRRQELMERVALDEGELPKWEDVSRRLHVPFHRGVISQFEGYDDLAELDWDAYRARYDSIRRLDRILEAEGDTVNRYKASKQADVLMLGYLFPPAELRGLFRRLGHHLDDEVWSRTVDYYLRRTSHGSTLSELVHGWVLARVRRADAWQYFHEALESDIADVQGGTTGEGIHLGAMAGTLDLVQRGLTGLETRGDALLLDPVPLPVLSEYGFTLRYRGHWGISLRRHSGQLELGIPDSEESPVRVVLADRTVTVAPGETRTFRLPPA